One Nicotiana tomentosiformis chromosome 4, ASM39032v3, whole genome shotgun sequence genomic window carries:
- the LOC104116554 gene encoding lignin-forming anionic peroxidase-like — protein sequence MISISNNAFAAIAAMFSLLFIFSSMQCHALLSSTFYDGTCPNALNTIRTSVRQAVSRERRMAASLIRLHFHDCFVQGCDASILLDETPTIVSEKTALPNLGSARGYGIIEDAKRELEKTCPGIVSCADILAVAARDASTLVGGPTWAVKLGRRDSTTASHTLAETDLPGPFDPLNRLISSFASKGLSTRDMVALSGAHSIGQAQCFLFRDRIYGNGTDIDAGFASTRRRQCPKEDQNGNLAPLDLVTPNQLDNNYFKNLRQRKGLLQSDQVLLSGGSTDSIVSEYSNSPRAFASDFAAAMIRMGDISPITGQNGIIRTVCGSLN from the exons ATGATTAGTATTTCAAACAACGCTTTTGCAGCCATTGCTGCTATGTTTTCTCTTCTCTTTATATTCTCAAGCATGCAATGCCATGCACTACTTTCTTCCACATTCTATGATGGCACTTGCCCTAATGCTCTCAACACCATTCGTACAAGCGTTAGACAAGCAGTGTCACGTGAACGTCGTATGGCTGCATCTCTCATTCGCCTTCATTTCCATGATTGCTTTGTTCAG GGTTGTGATGCTTCTATCTTACTTGATGAGACCCCTACAATTGTTAGTGAGAAAACTGCATTGCCAAATCTTGGATCAGCTAGAGGCTATGGTATTATAGAAGATGCCAAAAGAGAGCTTGAAAAAACATGTCCAGGAATTGTATCATGTGCAGATATACTTGCCGTTGCCGCTAGAGATGCATCAACTCT GGTTGGAGGTCCAACATGGGCAGTGAAACTCGGAAGAAGAGATTCAACAACTGCTAGTCATACACTTGCTGAAACTGATCTCCCTGGTCCATTTGATCCTCTTAATAGGCTTATTTCTAGCTTTGCAAGCAAAGGCCTTAGCACAAGGGATATGGTTGCTTTATCAG GAGCACATTCAATTGGCCAAGCACAATGTTTCCTTTTCCGCGATAGGATTTATGGCAATGGAACAGACATTGATGCTGGATTTGCTAGCACAAGAAGACGTCAATGTCCTAAAGAAGACCAAAATGGAAACCTAGCTCCACTTGATTTGGTTACACCTAATCAATTGGATAACAATTATTTCAAGAACTTGAGGCAAAGAAAAGGTCTTCTTCAATCAGATCAAGTCCTTCTTAGTGGTGGATCTACCGATAGTATTGTTTCTGAATATAGTAACAGTCCTCGCGCATTTGCCTCTGATTTTGCTGCTGCTATGATTAGAATGGGAGATATTAGTCCCATAACTGGTCAAAATGGGATCATAAGAACTGTCTGTGGCTCCCTAAATTGA